From one Equus asinus isolate D_3611 breed Donkey chromosome 5, EquAss-T2T_v2, whole genome shotgun sequence genomic stretch:
- the AKR1A1 gene encoding aldo-keto reductase family 1 member A1, whose product MATCVLLHTGQKMPLIGLGTWKSEPGQVQAAIKYALSVGYRHIDCAAVYGNETEIGEALKENVGPGKAVPREELFVTSKLWNTKHHPEDVEPALRKTLADLQLEYLDLYLMHWPFAFEQGDNPFPKNADGTVRYDSTHYKETWKAMETLVAKGLVRALGLSNFNSRQIDDVLSVASVRPAVLQVECHPYLAQNELIAHCQARGLEVTAYSPLGSSDRAWRDPNEPVLLEEPVVLALAEKYGRSPAQILLRWQVQRKVICIPKSVTPSRILQNIQVFDFTFSPEEMKQLDALNKNWRYIVPMLMVDGKRVPRDAGHPLYPFNDPY is encoded by the exons ATGGCGACTTGTGTTCTCCTGCACACTGGGCAGAAGATGCCCCTGATTGGACTGGGCACCTGGAAGAGCGAGCCTGGccag GTACAAGCAGCTATTAAGTATGCTCTGAGTGTAGGCTACCGCCACATTGACTGTGCTGCTGTCTACGGCAATGAGACCGAGATCGGGGAGGCCCTGAAGGAGAATGTGGGACCTGGCAAG GCAGTACCTCGGGAGGAGCTGTTTGTGACTTCCAAGCTGTGGAACACTAAGCACCACCCCGAGGATGTGGAGCCTGCCCTCCGGAAGACACTGGCTGACCTCCAGCTGGAGTATTTGGACCTCTACCTGATGCACTGGCCTTTTGCCTTTGA GCAGGGAGACAACCCCTTCCCTAAGAATGCTGATGGGACCGTCCGCTATGACTCCACCCACTACAAGGAGACCTGGAAGGCTATGGAGACACTGGTGGCTAAGGGGTTAGTGCGGGCGCTGGGCCTGTCCAACTTCAACAGTCGGCAGATTGATGATGTGCTCAGTGTGGCCTCTGTGCGCCCAGCTGTCCTGCAG GTGGAATGCCACCCATACCTGGCTCAGAACGAGCTGATTGCCCACTGCCAAGCACGCGGCCTGGAGGTGACTGCTTATAGCCCTCTGGGCTCCTCTGATCGCGCTTGGCGTGATCCTAATGAGCCTGTCCTGCTTGAGGAGCCAGTGGTCCTGGCATTGGCTGAAAAGTATGGCCGGTCTCCAGCTCAGATCTTGCTCAG ATGGCAGGTCCAGCGGAAAGTGATCTGCATCCCCAAGAGTGTCACACCTTCCCGTATCCTTCAGAACATCCAG GTGTTTGACTTCACCTTTAGCCCAGAAGAGATGAAGCAGCTAGATGCCCTGAATAAAAATTGGCGATACATTGTGCCCATGCTTATG gTGGACGGGAAGAGGGTCCCGAGAGATGCAGGGCATCCTCTGTACCCCTTTAATGACCCATACTGA